The window GGATCGCGGGCGTCTGGTCAGCGCCGCCCGCGCCCGGTCGCAAGCCGCCGAACAGTTGCAGCGTCAGGCCCGCGACGAGGTGCGCATCCTGATCATCCGCACCTACAACCTGGTCGAGCTGTCGCGCCGTCAGTTCCTCTCGCTGGACTCCAGCCTGGAGGCCGCGACCGAGAACCTGCGGGTTCAGGACCTGTCCTTCCGCGAGGGCGAAGCTCCGGCCTCGGCCGTCATCGACGCCCGCAACCTGCTGGGCGCGGCCCGCTTGCAGCGCGCGGCGGCGGCCTATGAGTATGAGCTGGCGCTGGCCGCCCTGCTGGCCGCCAGCGACCGCAGCGACGAGTTCGTCAACTACCTGCAACGCGCCGACCGGGTGATCGCCCCATGACCGAGAACGACCCCGTCGCTGATATTGCCGCTGACCCGACGCCGCCGCCCCGTCCGCGACGCACACCTCCCGTCCGGTCCCTGCTGATCGCCCTGGCGGCCCTGGCCGTTCTGGTCTTCGTCGTGATCGGCCTGTTCCTCGCCGCCCGCCCGGCCCCGCCCCAGGTGCAGGGCATGGTCGAGGCCGAGACCTTCACCGTCGCCACCAAGGCCCCGGCCCGCGTCGAGAAGATGTTGGCCTCGGCCGGCGACCGCGTCGTTCCGGGCCAGGTGCTGGCTATCCTATCCAGCCCCGAGATCACCGCTGCCGACCAACAGGCCGCCGCCGCCCTGCAAGGCGCCCAAGCCGTTCAGGAACTCAGCCGCGTCGGCGCCCGGCCCGAGGACATCCGCTCGCTGGAATCCATCTGGCGCAGCGCCCAGGCCGCGGCCCAGTTGGCCGCCCAGACCGCGCGACGGGCTGAAAACCTGTATGCCGAGGGCGTCATCTCGACCCAGCGTCGCGACGAGGCGGTCGCCGCCCGCACCGCCACCGCCGCCCAGTCCGAGGCCGCCCGTCAGCAATACCTGAAGGCCGTCGCCGGCCCCCGCAGGGAAGAAAAGACCATCGCCGACGCCCAGGTCGCCGCCGCCCGCGCCGGCCTCGGTGGAACGGCGTCGCTGCTGGCTGAAACGCGGCTGATCGCCCCCGCCGCAGGCGAAATCGCCGAACGCTTCTCCAATCCCGGCGAACTGGTGCTGATCGGCGTGCCGGTCTTCACCGTGGTCGATCTGGATCACGCCTGGGTCGCCTTCAACCTGCGCGAGGATCAGTTCAACGGCTTGAAGATCGGCCACACCGTGCGCGGCGACATCCCCGCCCTGAACCGCAAGGGCGTCGCCTTCCGCGTCAGCTTCATCAGCCCCCAGGGCGACTTCGCCACTTGGCGCGCCACCCGCCAGTCGCGCGGCTATGACGTGCGCAGCTTCGAGATCCACGCCAAGCCCGTCGCCCCGGTCGAGGGCCTGCGTCCAGGCATGAGCGTCCTGTTCGACTGGCCCGCCCGGTGACCACGCCGACTGGCGGCGGCGTCTTCGGCCGCGCCCTGCGCGCCGAGATCGCACACCTGGCCCGCAGCCGATGGGACCTGATCCTGCTGATCGCCATGCCGGTCGTGCTGATGATCGTTGTCGGGGCCATGCTGTTTCAGGGCGTGGTGCGCGACGTACCGGTCGCCGTGGTCGATCAGGACCATTCCGCATTCAGCCGCGCCGCTGTCCGCAATATGGAGGCCAGTCCCGGCGTACGCGTCGTGGCCCAGCCGACCGACCTTGAAGCCGCCTGGCCCCTGATGCGGTCGGGCCAGATCTACAGCCTCGCCTATATCCCCCGCGGCGCGGAGAAGAACGCCTTTCGTCAGCCGGACGCGGTGATCGTCTATTACAACGGCGCCTTCCAGACCGTCGGATCGCTGGCCGCCTCAGCCCAGACCACGGCCCTGACAAACGCCGCCGCCCCTCTGATCGCCGACCGGGCGCGGGCGCTGGGCGTGCCCGCCGCGCGGTTGAAAACGCCCGCCGTGCAGGTGACCATACTGGGCAACCCCCAACTCAGTTTCGAGCTCTTCCTCGGCGGGCTGATCATGCCGGGCGTCCTGCATCTTCTGATGGCCTGCGCCTCCGTCATGGGGGTGGGCCGCGAACTGCGCGGGGGGTCGCTGAAGGACTGGTCGGCGCGGATGGACGGACGGCTGACGGCGGCGCTGGCGGGCAAGCTGACCCCCTATGTCCTGACCTTCACCTTCTGGGGCGCGGTCTGGATCGCCTGGCTGTGCGGCTGGCGCGGCTGGGGCGTCGAGGGCAGCCTGGTGATGCTGCTGGGCGGCATGCTCGCCCTGATGGCGGCCACCGCTGGCATTTCAGCCCTCCTGGTCGCCCTGACCGGCGGCATGGATGTCAGCTTCTCGGCCACGGCGATCTATGCCGGCTCGGCCATCGCCTTCTCCAACGGCACCCTGCCCCTGCTGCACGGCCCGGCCTTCGCCCGGTTCTGGAGCGCCGTCCTGCCCTTCACCCACTACCTGCGGCTCCAGAACGAGCAGATGGTGCTGGGCTCGGACGTAGCCGCCTCGCTGGCGCCGTTGC of the Brevundimonas pondensis genome contains:
- a CDS encoding HlyD family secretion protein, giving the protein MTENDPVADIAADPTPPPRPRRTPPVRSLLIALAALAVLVFVVIGLFLAARPAPPQVQGMVEAETFTVATKAPARVEKMLASAGDRVVPGQVLAILSSPEITAADQQAAAALQGAQAVQELSRVGARPEDIRSLESIWRSAQAAAQLAAQTARRAENLYAEGVISTQRRDEAVAARTATAAQSEAARQQYLKAVAGPRREEKTIADAQVAAARAGLGGTASLLAETRLIAPAAGEIAERFSNPGELVLIGVPVFTVVDLDHAWVAFNLREDQFNGLKIGHTVRGDIPALNRKGVAFRVSFISPQGDFATWRATRQSRGYDVRSFEIHAKPVAPVEGLRPGMSVLFDWPAR